The Ailuropoda melanoleuca isolate Jingjing unplaced genomic scaffold, ASM200744v2 unplaced-scaffold8706, whole genome shotgun sequence region aagagagggaacacaagcagggggagtgggagaggaagaagcaggcttctagcagagaagcctgttatggggctcgatcccagaaccctgggattatgccctgagccaaaggcagacgctaatgactgagccacccagacaccccctgtAAGCAAATTTCTAAGTCATAAGAATTAATTTCAAATTGAATCAATTAAGATATCTGGAAAGACATGGGGAAATATTTGACCACTGTGAGCAGGGCAGGGATAAAACAGGGAACTATCTGGTAGTGGGCTACCACTAAATTATTTCATGCAAAAAAATCTCACTTTGAATTTGGTCactatattttttcctagttctCCTCCCATCTGGAAATGTCAGAGTCCTTCCAGAAATCAGACTGAATGGCCTGGAATAATCAGTCAGTCGTAACTGAATTCATACTACGGGGTCTCTCCAATTCTTGGGAACTCCAGATCttctatttcctgtttttctccatAGTCTATGCATCCACTGTACTGGGCAACCTCCTTATTGTGCTCACCATGGTGTCAGAGCCACGCCTTCACTCCCCCATGTACTTTTTGCTGGGCAATCTCTCCTTCATTGACATGTCTCTGGCTTCATTTGCCACCCCCAAAATGCTTGCAGATCTCCTTAGTGAGCACAAAGCCATCTCTTTTGAAGGCTGCATCACTCAGATATTTTTCCTGCATCTGTTAGGGGGTGCTGAGATTGTACTGCTGATATCTATGTCTTTTGATAGGTACGTGGCTATATGTAAACCTCTACGTTACTTAACCATCATGAACTGAAGGATGTGTGTTGGGCTTGTCACACTTTCCTGGATTGTTGGCATCTTCCATGCTCTGAGTCAGTTAGCATTTACTGTGAATCTGCCCTTCTGTGGACCCAATGAAGTGGACAGCTTCTTCTGTGACCTCCCCTTGGTGATCAAACTCACCTGTGTAGACACATACCTCCTGGGAGTGTTCATGATCTCAACCAGTGGCATGATTGCCCTGGTGTGTTTCATCCTCTTGGGGATTTCCTACATGATTTTCCTGGTCACTGTTCGGCAACTTTCCTCTGGTGGGTCCTCCAAAGTGCTCTCCACTTGCAGTGTCCACTTCACCATTGTGCCTCTTTTTTTTGGCCCGTGCATTTTCATCTATGTATGGCCTTTCACAGACTTCCCAATAGACAAAGTGCTCTCAGTATTTTATACCATTTTCACCCCCCTCTTGAATCCAGTGATCTATACCTTAGAAATAAAGATGTCAGGGATTCCATGAGAAAACTTAGCAGCTGCATCTTTAAGTCTAGGAAGACTGATCATACCCCTTGATTTCCTcatacaaaatgaaatacttgtTCCGCATTTATCCTCCTCATTCAGTTGGTCAACAAAGTGATGCTACTGCAAGAAACTGGTAGTTAGTTCATGGCAGAACTATTTATGTAATCAGTCTCAGCAGTCACTGAGTTCTGGTCATGTTAATTGTTCCTCATACAATATAACATTAACTACAGGGCACCATCAAACCTATACTCAACATTTTACTGTACAGAGACCCACTTTTTGGAAAATTCGACTTCTGTcagatataaacatatatttgagTATTCCTTCCCCTGAGACATATGCATGTTTTAAGAGTAGATTTTCTCCTAGTCTCTTGTAATAGCCTCTAAGAAAAGAGGCAAGTGTGAAAGCACCGACACCTAGTATAGTACCCCTGTACACTGGAGTCAAAACGAAATTTTTTATTGCTGACAAAGGTGCTGATGAATGGATTATTTTAGTTtgaaagtcaggaaaaaaaagtggaacGTTCTTGGtaagtaaaaatatttggtatttaaTGTTTTTGTAACCCATCTTTGATGAGAATAAGAAtgtatcttatttatattttgtccCTAAGTTCCCTAGAGtgcattttccaattttaaagCAGTATAGTTAACTCCAGAAAATTCTtgtagtcatatatatatatatatatatatatatatNNNNNNNNNNNNNNNNNNNNNNNNNNNNNNNNNNNNNNNNNNNNNNNNNNNNNNNNNNNNNNNNNNNNNNNNNNNNNNNNNNNNNNNNNNNNNNNNNNNNNNNNNNNNNNNNNNNNNNNNNNNNNNNNNNNNNNNNNNNNNNNNNNNNNNNNNNNNNNNNNNNNNNNNNNNNNNNNNNNNNNNNNNNNNNNNNNNNNNNNNNNNNNNNNNNNNNNNNNNNNNNNNNNNNNNNNNNNNNNNNNNNNNNNNNNNNNNNNNNNNNNNNNNNNNNNNNNNNNNNNNNNNNNNNNNNNNNNNNNNNNNNNNNNNNNNNNNNNNNNNNNNNNNNNNNNNNNNNNNNNNNNNNNNNNNNNNNNNNNNNNNNNNNNNNNNNNNNNNNNNNNNNNNNNNNNNNNNNNNNNNNNNNNNNNNNNNNNNNNNNNNNNNNNNNNNNNNNNNNNNNNNNNNNNNNNNNNNNNNNNNNNNNNNNNNNNNNNNNNNNNNNNNNNNNNNNNNNNNNNNNNNNNNNNNNNNNNNNNNNNNNNNNNNNNNNNNNNNNNNNNNNNNNNNNNNNNNNNNNNNNNNNNNNNNNNNNNNNNNNNNNNNNNNNNNNNNNNNNNNNNNNNNNNNNNNNNNNNNNNNNNNNNNNNNNNNNNNNNNNNNNNNNNNNNNNNNNNNNNNNNNNNNNNNNNNNNNNNNNNNNNNNNNNNNNNNNNNNNNNNNNNNNNNNNNNNNNNNNNNNNNNNNNNNNNNNNNNNNNNNNNNNNNNNNNNNNNNNNNNNNNNNNNNNNNNNNNNNNNNNNNNNNNNNNNNNNNNNNNNNNNNNNNNNNNNNNNNNNNNNNNNNNNNNNNNNNNNNNNNNNNNNNNNNNNNNNNNNNNNNNNNNNNNNNNNNNNNNNNNNNNNNNNNNNNNNNNNNNNNNNNNNNNNNNNNNNNNNNNNNNNNNNNNNNNNNNNNNNNNNNNNNNNNNNNNNNNNNNNNNNNNNNNNNNNNNNNNNNNNNNNNNNNNNNNNNNNNNNNNNNNNNNNNNNNNNNNNNNNNNNNNNNNNNNNNNNNNNNNNNNNNNNNNNNNNNNNNNNNNNNNNNNNNNNNNNNNNNNNNNNNNNNNNNNNNNNNNNNNNNNNNNNNNNNNNNNNNNNNNNNNNNNNNNNNNNNNNNNNNNNNNNNNNNNNNNNNNNNNNNNNNNNNNNNNNNNNNNNNNNNNNNNNNNNNNNNNNNNNNNNNNNNNNNNNNNNNNNNNNNNNNNNNNNNNNNNNNNNNNNNNNNNNNNNNNNNNNNNNNNNNNNNNNNNNNNNNNNNNNNNNNNNNNNNNNNNNNNNNNNNNNNNNN contains the following coding sequences:
- the LOC117800890 gene encoding LOW QUALITY PROTEIN: olfactory receptor 4K3-like (The sequence of the model RefSeq protein was modified relative to this genomic sequence to represent the inferred CDS: inserted 1 base in 1 codon; substituted 1 base at 1 genomic stop codon); its protein translation is MAWNNQSVVTEFILRGLSNSWELQIFYFLFFSIVYASTVLGNLLIVLTMVSEPRLHSPMYFLLGNLSFIDMSLASFATPKMLADLLSEHKAISFEGCITQIFFLHLLGGAEIVLLISMSFDRYVAICKPLRYLTIMNXRMCVGLVTLSWIVGIFHALSQLAFTVNLPFCGPNEVDSFFCDLPLVIKLTCVDTYLLGVFMISTSGMIALVCFILLGISYMIFLVTVRQLSSGGSSKVLSTCSVHFTIVPLFFGPCIFIYVWPFTDFPIDKVLSVFYTIFTPLLNPVIYTXRNKDVRDSMRKLSSCIFKSRKTDHTP